One Mesorhizobium sp. J428 DNA segment encodes these proteins:
- a CDS encoding GntR family transcriptional regulator, whose product MTDVRDKPDLFGEAAHFAASETLSERASALVEHDILAGVWQPGERLAVQALSERYGIGATPLREGLSRLVSRGLIGAVGQKGFRVAAMSSSDLVDITLVRTTIEVEALRRSIRLGGDDWEATIVATLHRLSRSVERDPETMREGTPEFDRLHKAFHRALLEACGSERLLRLHDDLYYQAYRYRRAMMRRFTVHTDFIEPHRILAEIVLARDEEAAVAELTRHLATTLDVVYGGGEGGA is encoded by the coding sequence ATGACCGACGTAAGGGACAAGCCCGACCTGTTCGGGGAGGCCGCGCACTTCGCGGCCTCCGAAACGCTCAGCGAGCGCGCCTCGGCGCTCGTCGAGCACGACATCCTCGCCGGCGTGTGGCAGCCGGGCGAGCGGCTGGCGGTGCAGGCGCTGTCCGAGCGCTACGGCATCGGCGCGACGCCGCTGCGGGAAGGGCTGTCCCGGCTCGTGTCGCGCGGGCTGATCGGGGCCGTCGGCCAGAAGGGCTTCCGCGTCGCCGCCATGTCGAGCTCCGACCTCGTCGACATCACGCTGGTCAGGACGACCATCGAGGTGGAGGCGCTGCGCCGCTCGATCCGCTTGGGCGGCGACGACTGGGAGGCGACCATCGTCGCGACACTGCACCGGTTGTCCCGCTCGGTCGAGCGCGACCCGGAGACGATGCGCGAGGGCACGCCGGAGTTCGACAGGCTGCACAAGGCCTTCCACCGCGCGCTGCTGGAGGCGTGCGGCTCCGAGCGGCTGCTGCGGCTGCATGACGATCTCTACTATCAGGCCTATCGCTACCGGCGCGCGATGATGCGCAGATTCACCGTGCATACCGATTTCATCGAGCCGCACCGGATCCTGGCCGAGATCGTCCTCGCCCGCGACGAGGAGGCCGCCGTGGCGGAGCTGACGCGCCACCTCGCGACGACGCTCGATGTCGTCTACGGTGGCGGGGAGGGAGGAGCATGA
- a CDS encoding ABC transporter ATP-binding protein produces MAATNVKAAPAVIGFDRVSLAYGDRTIISDLSLDVGRGEIVCIIGPSGCGKTTALRMAGGLVRPSRGAVRLLGEPLTAPRRDVAIVFQDYGKALLPWRTASANVSLALEAAGTPRAGRDERIRTLLAKVGLTGHEDKYPTEMSGGMQQRIQIARCLAQDPAVLLMDEPFGALDAMTRQGLQDEMLSIVAETGATVFFVTHDLEEAVYLGDRVIGLLPNPGRVGIDLRVDLPRPRNQLETREMPEFLRLRRQLFDFIEKAER; encoded by the coding sequence ATGGCCGCAACGAACGTGAAGGCAGCGCCCGCGGTCATTGGCTTCGACCGCGTCAGCCTGGCCTATGGCGACCGCACGATCATCTCGGACCTCAGCCTCGACGTCGGCCGCGGCGAGATCGTCTGCATCATCGGCCCGTCGGGCTGCGGCAAGACCACAGCGCTGCGCATGGCTGGCGGGCTGGTGCGGCCGAGCCGGGGCGCAGTGCGCCTGCTGGGCGAGCCGCTCACCGCGCCGCGCCGCGATGTCGCGATCGTCTTCCAGGATTACGGCAAGGCGCTGCTGCCCTGGCGCACGGCGTCTGCCAACGTCTCGCTGGCGCTGGAGGCGGCGGGAACGCCGCGCGCCGGGCGCGACGAGCGCATCCGCACGCTGCTGGCCAAGGTCGGCCTGACCGGACACGAGGACAAGTATCCGACCGAGATGTCGGGCGGAATGCAGCAGCGCATCCAGATCGCACGCTGCCTGGCGCAGGACCCGGCCGTGCTGTTGATGGACGAGCCGTTCGGCGCCCTCGACGCCATGACGCGGCAGGGCCTGCAGGACGAGATGCTGTCGATCGTCGCCGAGACGGGCGCGACGGTGTTCTTCGTCACGCACGACCTCGAGGAGGCAGTCTATCTCGGCGACCGCGTGATCGGGCTCCTGCCCAATCCCGGCCGCGTCGGCATCGACCTGCGCGTCGACCTGCCGCGTCCGCGCAACCAGCTCGAGACGCGCGAGATGCCCGAATTCCTGCGCCTGCGCCGCCAGCTCTTCGACTTCATCGAGAAGGCCGAGCGATGA
- a CDS encoding ABC transporter permease produces MKEQWWKGLVVPAVLIVLAELAMRVYGSTSMSLAAPSDILAALVRALADGSILVATRDTLVTAGAGLAIGCAVGLALGILFGLVRPLDRLMEVTIEAIRPIPSVAVLPIAMLVFGFGYGMEIAIVAFSCLWPIMIMTRSAMAGIEPRLMEVSRALRLSAFDRVRKIVLPAALPRIIVAFRLAAAVALVVSVTVEIAANPLGLGYGILVAQQGLQPALMLAYLVWIGIVGWGLNALLSLAQNRLFGRAARTGAQA; encoded by the coding sequence ATGAAGGAGCAGTGGTGGAAGGGGCTGGTCGTCCCTGCCGTGCTGATCGTGCTCGCCGAACTCGCCATGCGGGTTTACGGTTCGACCTCGATGTCGCTGGCCGCGCCGAGCGACATCCTTGCCGCATTGGTAAGGGCACTCGCTGACGGCTCCATCCTGGTCGCGACCCGCGACACGCTGGTCACCGCCGGCGCGGGGCTGGCGATCGGCTGCGCGGTCGGTCTCGCGCTCGGCATCCTGTTCGGCCTCGTCAGGCCGCTCGACCGGCTGATGGAGGTCACGATCGAGGCGATCAGGCCGATCCCCTCGGTCGCGGTTCTTCCGATCGCCATGCTGGTCTTCGGCTTCGGCTACGGCATGGAAATCGCCATCGTCGCCTTCTCCTGCCTCTGGCCGATCATGATCATGACCCGTTCGGCGATGGCCGGCATCGAGCCGCGCCTGATGGAAGTGTCGCGCGCGCTCAGGCTCTCGGCCTTCGACCGCGTGCGCAAGATCGTGCTGCCGGCCGCGTTGCCGCGCATCATCGTCGCCTTCCGGCTCGCAGCCGCCGTCGCGCTCGTCGTGTCCGTCACGGTCGAGATCGCGGCCAATCCGCTCGGGCTCGGCTACGGCATCCTCGTCGCGCAGCAGGGCCTGCAGCCGGCGCTGATGCTCGCCTATCTGGTCTGGATCGGCATCGTCGGATGGGGACTGAACGCGCTTCTGTCGCTGGCGCAGAACCGCCTGTTCGGACGCGCCGCGCGCACGGGGGCGCAGGCATGA